The Jaculus jaculus isolate mJacJac1 chromosome 1, mJacJac1.mat.Y.cur, whole genome shotgun sequence nucleotide sequence ggattgctgtgagtttgaggccagcctgagactatagagttccaggtcaagcctgggctagcgttagaccctacctcaaaaacaaaaccagagtaACATTAGTATTTCCCCAGTGGGGCTATGAGAAGCATTACATTAGAtgagggaacacacacacacacaccccagcagGCTACGTAGCCTATTTGTGCATATGCAATACTGATGAGTGTTAATTATTTTCATACCTGGAGTGACTGCTTTAGCCATCAGATCTAGATTCAAACACACTATAAACTCCGAGTTCCTTAGctgttcaaaaaacaaaacctgtatatttacatatattttcaaattGCTGCAGAACAAAGATTATTGCACATATCGTTACATCTTGGCTCCCTCTAACTCTTAGGTGCTCTTCCCCTGATCCCTGTATCCTATAAATTATTCCCCATGTCTGTTTCACAGAGGCCCTGTCCAGATGGTGTCCTGGTCTCCAGTCCCGGATGGTCTGATGCCTGGAGGGGAGTGATGGGTCCTCGAGGTGGTGTGGGAGGTGGAGTGCCTGTATCCCATAGGATGTCCTCATATGGGCTTAGAACTGGGCCTGAGGGCTGTTCTTGAGCCCCGGTCTGTTCTAGCAGGGCTCTGAGCAAGCCCACAGTGAGAGGGGGCTCCGCTCCAGGCTCAGGGAATGGGGTGAGGGACTCCGCCTCATCTGGAAGGTGTGGCCTCAGTAGAAGCAGAAGCTCGTCTGGAGCCAGTTCTGGTGGGCACAGGCGACACAGGAGGGGGAGGTGAGCATCAAGGCCGCGGTGCCGGGCAAACTCGGCCAGCAGCAGTTTGAAGATTTCACTTcgaagtagggggctggagggccCCAGGGCCAGGCCAGCTTCCAGAGCTCGCTCCCACTGCTCCTTTTGCACCAGCTGCCTCACAGCTTGCAGCACTGCTTTGGGGCGCCCACTGCCCAGGAGCAGCTCTAACTCTAGGGCCTCAGGCCTGGTCCCCTCCTCACCTAGCACCGCCAGGGCTCTGCGGTAAAGAGGCagcccaggacctccagccccccAACCTGGCCCACCTTGCTGCTGTGCCAGTTCCACAAAGGGGGGCAGCCAGCGAGGCTCCAGTTGGCATAGGCACCGACACAGGAGTTCAAAGGGGGGCAGTATCCCATTGGGAGGGTCCTTTCCAGCAACTGTACTTCTCAGCACCTTCTTCCACACATCTGGGGGAGCTTGGGATCTCAGGCTGCCAGTCCTATCTGTCTGGAGCTGCAGCACTTGAATCGCGGCACCCCAGGCTGCCGTAGGAAGGGCTTGGAAAATGGTGTTGAACTGGGCTAGCTGGTCTCCGGTCAACTCTGTCCTTAGCAGGCGTGCCACTTCATGCTCTGCCAGCTCAGTCCAGCCAGCCTCCTCCTCATCGCCGGCCACCAGCTGGGCCTTGAGCCTCTCTAAACTCCGGTAATCTCGAAGCTCAGCCCTCAGTGTAGTCAACAGGGTAGATGGAGGCAAATGGCCCTGGAGGATGGACGCCAAGGCCTGAGGTGCCCGAAATGTGCTGTTATGTCTCAGTTCCTCCGGGGTGAGCTGGGTACCCCGCAGGCTCCGACGCTGGTAATATCCACAGGCTTCCTCAAATACCAGATCCTTGCCTGACGTGAGCTCTGGGCCCCGAGGAGCTTCCCAGCCCACACAAAACAGACCCAAGGGTGAAAGCAAACGGAGACGCCCTCGGGTCTCCAGCTCTTCCTCATCCTTCATGCCAGGAGCTGGGGGCTCCAGCAGATGCACTCGGTCTGTACTTAGGACTTTCCTCTCCAGCAGCTGCCCACTGCTCATGTCCAGCAGTTCCAAGGTGGAGTCCAGCACACAGGCCAGGGTGCCATGAAATGTCCCCAGGGCTGCAGACCCCTCCAGTGCTACAGGTGCCTCCTGGAGGGTGCCCACGGCTCGAATCCCTCCATGACACTGCATCAGGCTCACCTTGCCTCTGAAGTCCAGCAACAGCAGACCTTGCGGGGTTGCGGCCGAGGTATGTACAGCCAATGGTTCGCTGGGGGACAACAATCCAGGAAGGCCTCTGATCAAGGTCCGAAAGTCCCAGGTGCCCCCTT carries:
- the Hps6 gene encoding Hermansky-Pudlak syndrome 6 protein; this translates as MKRASSLRLLSDLSNFSGAARLRELLAGDPAVRVRCSPDGRHLLLLRPPGSPAPQLLVAVLGPGLELERAWPEGHPSPIDAFFLPWPARPALILVWESGLTEVWGPGMEPGWRLLQSTELCPGGGARVMAVAASRGRLVWCEERPPGTEHGLQRPTAAFNHRVCVKTLEPSAEAGANLGRTHILLHHCPSLGLMASRKDLFLVPTATTWPGVAHILLIWSPSKGKVIAAAPCLGISHSKSLNHREGGTWDFRTLIRGLPGLLSPSEPLAVHTSAATPQGLLLLDFRGKVSLMQCHGGIRAVGTLQEAPVALEGSAALGTFHGTLACVLDSTLELLDMSSGQLLERKVLSTDRVHLLEPPAPGMKDEEELETRGRLRLLSPLGLFCVGWEAPRGPELTSGKDLVFEEACGYYQRRSLRGTQLTPEELRHNSTFRAPQALASILQGHLPPSTLLTTLRAELRDYRSLERLKAQLVAGDEEEAGWTELAEHEVARLLRTELTGDQLAQFNTIFQALPTAAWGAAIQVLQLQTDRTGSLRSQAPPDVWKKVLRSTVAGKDPPNGILPPFELLCRCLCQLEPRWLPPFVELAQQQGGPGWGAGGPGLPLYRRALAVLGEEGTRPEALELELLLGSGRPKAVLQAVRQLVQKEQWERALEAGLALGPSSPLLRSEIFKLLLAEFARHRGLDAHLPLLCRLCPPELAPDELLLLLRPHLPDEAESLTPFPEPGAEPPLTVGLLRALLEQTGAQEQPSGPVLSPYEDILWDTGTPPPTPPRGPITPLQASDHPGLETRTPSGQGLCETDMGNNL